A DNA window from Gallaecimonas pentaromativorans contains the following coding sequences:
- the wecA gene encoding UDP-N-acetylglucosamine--undecaprenyl-phosphate N-acetylglucosaminephosphotransferase, which yields MDLFLPAIVAFALSCIAVTVAKPIAIRAGLVDVPNARKHHDGHIPLVGGIAIFIAVLFAVMIFLPKSQAINIFLLSAALIVFIGVLDDKYDLKVSFRLMAQALAACMMIFGAGYYLENLGNLVGLGDIHLGYAGIVLTVIAVIGAINAFNMVDGIDGLAGSLSVVSFVSLAVLFGLVNSPWTVVPVLFVGAVLAYLMFNLGWPSKRVSKVFMGDAGSMLIGLSVVWMLVIGTQSSHTAFKPVTALWIIAMPLMDMTAIMVRRIMKRQSPFKPDRDHLHHIFMRAGFSPRQALAIIIVKALCLAVLGILMEYYRVAESYSLLCFLIIFATYSWSINHIWQVVTFIRKVRT from the coding sequence ATGGACCTGTTCCTCCCTGCTATTGTTGCCTTTGCATTAAGCTGCATTGCCGTTACCGTTGCTAAGCCTATCGCTATTAGAGCTGGTTTGGTTGATGTCCCTAATGCTCGTAAACACCATGATGGTCATATACCTTTGGTTGGCGGAATTGCCATTTTTATCGCTGTACTTTTTGCAGTGATGATATTCCTCCCCAAAAGTCAGGCCATTAATATCTTCTTATTATCGGCAGCGCTGATTGTATTCATTGGTGTTTTAGATGATAAATACGATTTGAAAGTCTCTTTCCGGCTAATGGCGCAAGCACTGGCTGCGTGCATGATGATTTTTGGTGCAGGTTATTATCTCGAAAACTTGGGTAATCTTGTAGGCTTGGGTGATATTCATCTTGGCTATGCTGGGATAGTCTTAACGGTAATTGCTGTTATTGGTGCTATAAACGCTTTTAATATGGTGGACGGTATTGATGGCCTAGCAGGGTCACTGAGCGTAGTTAGCTTTGTTTCGTTAGCTGTACTCTTTGGATTGGTTAACAGTCCATGGACAGTAGTTCCTGTGCTTTTCGTCGGAGCCGTGCTGGCCTATTTAATGTTTAATTTAGGCTGGCCAAGTAAACGTGTCAGTAAAGTTTTTATGGGTGATGCTGGCTCCATGCTCATCGGCCTTTCAGTAGTCTGGATGCTGGTAATTGGTACCCAGTCCAGCCACACGGCCTTCAAGCCAGTCACGGCACTTTGGATCATAGCCATGCCACTGATGGATATGACGGCCATCATGGTTAGACGCATAATGAAACGTCAATCTCCCTTCAAACCGGATAGGGACCATTTGCATCATATTTTTATGCGGGCCGGGTTTTCCCCTCGGCAAGCCCTGGCGATCATTATTGTCAAGGCGCTATGCCTAGCAGTATTGGGCATATTGATGGAATATTATAGGGTTGCTGAGAGCTATTCCCTGCTGTGCTTTCTAATCATTTTTGCTACTTACAGCTGGAGTATTAACCACATCTGGCAGGTAGTAACTTTCATTAGAAAAGTAAGAACCTAA